A stretch of the Portunus trituberculatus isolate SZX2019 chromosome 11, ASM1759143v1, whole genome shotgun sequence genome encodes the following:
- the LOC123502496 gene encoding uncharacterized protein LOC123502496, translating to MQVDVLPVDIPAVMEIVFLRVILADESGLLLCAAYRPQWQGNAPLNYLSEHLDDIMAAHNCQHVVIVGDLNQHLVMRAFTDLTVVQGLHNHVNFPTHQRGGSLDPVLSDLPEACVMCRPLDRVGSSDHYAVLSSINLSAAREEQQRVIWLWERADWEAMKRSLSATDWHTVLTGDPHHDTIAFTTVLLSLQQQFVPHRVYTTNPKDQQWFGYQCRVAADNKYRAWQHYKRHPTQVNKARHRRACKIMVKTAKWAKARWETDIKKKLSSNQVDAKQWWNLVKERQGISHQVRIPALTKPNGDLAVTSREKADLLAAEFSRKMTTGDPNRQPPALPRLGTSSLQNVVITEDDVGRLLRGVNTRKAPGPDGLSPHILKNCATELTAPLALIFRQCCRPGVAITLEGGENYTSAQEEVKSRARKLPTHLPPLSGEQDL from the coding sequence ATGCAGGTTGATGTTTTGCCAGTTGACATCCCCGCTGTTATGGAGATTGTCTTTCTCCGCGTCATCCTCGCAGATGAGAGCGGTCTGCTACTGTGTGCAGCATACAGACCACAGTGGCAAGGAAACGCTCCCCTAAACTACCTCTCTGAGCACCTCGATGACATCATGGCTGCCCATAACTGCCAACATGTAGTTATTGTAGGGGACCTCAACCAACACTTGGTGATGAGAGCCTTCACAGACCTCACTGTAGTGCAGGGTCTCCACAACCATGTCAACTTCCCAACACACCAGCGTGGAGGCTCCCTGGATCCTGTGCTCTCTGATCTGCCAGAGGCTTGTGTGATGTGCCGCCCACTGGACCGTGTGGGTAGCTCTGATCACTATGCAGTGTTGTCCTCCATCAATCTCTCCGCTGCTAGAGAGGAACAACAACGAGTCATCTGGTTATGGGAGCGTGCTGACTGGGAGGCTATGAAGCGGTCTCTGTCAGCGACTGATTGGCACACCGTACTGACCGGAGACCCACACCACGATACCATCGCCTTTACCAccgtccttctctccctacaACAACAATTTGTGCCACACAGGGTGTACACAACAAACCCTAAGGACCAACAATGGTTTGGCTACCAATGTAGAGTCGCTGCTGACAATAAATATAGAGCGTGGCAACACTACAAGCGACATCCCACGCAGGTCAATAAAGCCCGGCACAGAAGAGCGTGCAAGATAATGGTAAAGACAGCAAAGTGGGCCAAGGCCAGATGGGAGACGGATATCAAGAAAAAACTCTCCTCTAACCAGGTTGATGCTAAGCAATGGTGGAACCtggtgaaggagagacaaggcaTCTCCCATCAAGTGCGAATCCCAgcccttaccaaacctaacggAGACCTGGCTGTCACCAGTCGTGAAAAGGCTGATCTCCTTGCCGCAGAGTTCAGCCGGAAAATGACAACTGGTGACCCCAACAGGCAGCCACCTGCCCTCCCCCGTCTTGGTACCTCATCCCTTCAGAATGTTGTCATTACTGAAGATGATGTAGGAAGACTCCTGAGAGGAGTGAACACCAGGAAGGCACCAGGCCCTGACGGATTAAGCCCACATATACTTAAAAACTGTGCGACTGAACTAACAGCCCCCCTCGCACTCATCTTCCGGCAGTGCTGCAGACCGGGAGTGGCCATCACTTTGGAAGGAGGCGAGAATTACACCAGTGCACAAGAAGAGGTCAAGAGCAGAGCCAGGAAATTACcgacccatctccctcctctcagtgGTGAGCAAGATCTTTGA